A window of Rubidibacter lacunae KORDI 51-2 contains these coding sequences:
- a CDS encoding aspartate aminotransferase, with protein MDLGWIAPADRLSALPPYVFARLDELKAKAREQGLDLIDLGMGNPDGLAPQPVIEAATAALQVAGNHGYPPFEGTASFRQAIARWYERRYGVVLNPDGEALPLIGSKEGLTHLALAYVNPGDLVLVPSPAYPAHFRGPLIAGARLHQLFLSDERDWLIDLSAISERTAREAKLFYFNYPSNPTTATAPREFFEEIVSFARHYKILLVHDLCYAELAFDGYQPTSLLEIPGAKEIGVEFHTLSKTYNMAGWRVGFAVGNEKILQGLRTLKTNLDYGIFAAIQSAAETALNLPDRYVGEVQERYRQRRDFLIQGLGELGWTIPKPKATMYLWIPCPPGQSSTDFALDTLQKTGVVLTPGNAFGEAGEGFVRVSLIAEHERLGEVLTRFRDAGIGFQQQAALHS; from the coding sequence ATGGATTTAGGTTGGATCGCCCCTGCAGACCGCTTGAGCGCGCTGCCGCCCTATGTGTTTGCTCGCTTGGACGAACTGAAAGCCAAGGCGCGGGAGCAAGGTTTAGATTTGATCGATCTGGGCATGGGCAACCCCGACGGTTTAGCACCGCAACCGGTGATCGAAGCCGCAACGGCGGCCTTGCAGGTGGCCGGGAATCACGGGTATCCGCCTTTTGAGGGCACTGCGAGTTTCCGACAGGCGATCGCGCGGTGGTACGAGCGTCGCTACGGCGTGGTCCTTAATCCAGATGGGGAAGCGCTTCCGCTCATCGGCTCGAAGGAAGGGCTTACGCATCTAGCACTCGCCTACGTAAATCCGGGCGATTTAGTTCTGGTGCCGAGTCCGGCGTATCCAGCACACTTTCGGGGACCGCTGATTGCCGGCGCGCGCTTGCACCAGCTTTTCTTGAGTGATGAACGCGACTGGCTGATCGACTTGAGTGCCATTTCCGAACGCACTGCACGAGAGGCCAAACTTTTTTATTTCAACTATCCGAGCAATCCGACAACGGCGACTGCACCCCGCGAGTTTTTCGAAGAGATCGTTTCGTTTGCTCGTCATTACAAGATTCTGCTCGTCCACGATCTCTGCTATGCCGAACTAGCCTTTGATGGCTATCAACCGACGAGCTTGCTAGAAATCCCTGGTGCGAAAGAGATCGGTGTCGAGTTTCACACGCTCTCGAAAACCTACAACATGGCTGGCTGGCGCGTTGGATTTGCTGTTGGCAATGAAAAGATTTTGCAGGGCTTGCGGACGCTCAAAACCAACCTGGACTACGGCATTTTTGCAGCGATCCAATCGGCAGCAGAAACTGCATTGAACTTACCCGATCGCTACGTTGGCGAGGTTCAAGAGCGCTATCGCCAACGCCGCGATTTTTTAATTCAGGGGCTCGGCGAACTGGGCTGGACAATCCCCAAACCCAAGGCGACGATGTATTTGTGGATCCCTTGCCCCCCGGGGCAGAGTTCGACGGACTTCGCCCTCGACACCTTACAGAAAACGGGGGTCGTCCTGACGCCAGGAAATGCGTTTGGAGAAGCCGGAGAAGGTTTCGTTCGCGTCAGCTTAATTGCCGAGCACGAGCGCTTGGGAGAAGTGTTAACTCGGTTTCGCGATGCCGGGATTGGCTTTCAGCAGCAAGCTGCACTGCACTCGTAA